The Desulfoscipio gibsoniae DSM 7213 genome contains a region encoding:
- a CDS encoding DUF4179 domain-containing protein, whose product MNFDNLSPEQEKNIREKLNSWAAENKLPAVKSQRLEQLVSDLAQKEKRNQRFKILGSLAAAAVIFITFITISPGMRSWAVENLSVVGRYITNWSGIEKGWQWAEEHEMFQEILAAKTDQGYTFRVHRILADPTQTTIIYTVEGNNPTSITRGFRGHDILFNGRTWASGMGARGDIMDGVFVGSIELSDGLPEESGTLKLQVRQIGNVKGNWDVSFPVTRAALTELTRSVPVDQSTTIPNGTLFIEELILVPTQTVVKLRYKGEEHAPDLTIREVRLRTPGSLVEPRGADAHGTRVGDVWEQTYDLEFQRLDPVPQQVILELAGRVYQKGETRLPLSGEQSAVAPDGREVRIMNLQQHGRIEEATISYLIDEKNPWPFSISDWQVLDAQGKIHRTRPKMESSVSMAIGKQPETTGDATEKEYVLKLSWELPRGSKAVALVNAGYWEYRDNLGSFTIQISVE is encoded by the coding sequence ATGAACTTCGATAATCTATCCCCGGAGCAGGAAAAAAACATCCGGGAAAAACTAAACAGCTGGGCAGCAGAGAATAAATTACCTGCGGTAAAATCACAGCGGTTGGAACAACTGGTGAGTGATCTTGCTCAAAAGGAAAAAAGAAATCAACGCTTCAAAATTCTGGGCAGTTTAGCTGCAGCCGCAGTAATCTTTATAACATTTATTACTATTTCACCCGGCATGCGCAGCTGGGCGGTGGAAAATTTATCGGTAGTAGGACGATATATCACCAACTGGTCCGGCATTGAAAAGGGGTGGCAATGGGCTGAAGAGCACGAAATGTTTCAAGAGATCCTGGCGGCCAAAACAGATCAAGGATACACCTTCCGGGTGCACCGTATACTGGCCGACCCGACTCAGACAACGATAATCTATACCGTGGAAGGTAACAATCCCACTAGTATTACGCGGGGATTTAGAGGACATGATATTCTTTTTAACGGTCGAACCTGGGCATCCGGCATGGGTGCCAGAGGAGATATCATGGACGGCGTATTCGTGGGCAGCATAGAGCTCAGTGATGGTTTACCGGAGGAAAGCGGTACTTTAAAACTTCAAGTACGTCAAATCGGTAATGTAAAAGGAAACTGGGATGTATCCTTTCCCGTCACCAGAGCCGCTTTAACCGAACTAACCCGTAGTGTGCCCGTCGATCAAAGCACAACAATACCCAATGGCACGCTTTTCATTGAAGAACTTATTCTGGTTCCTACACAGACGGTGGTTAAATTACGCTACAAAGGCGAAGAACACGCCCCGGATCTTACAATCCGAGAAGTTAGGTTAAGAACGCCCGGTAGCCTGGTGGAGCCCCGGGGCGCAGACGCTCACGGTACCAGGGTGGGTGATGTCTGGGAACAAACCTATGACCTTGAATTCCAGCGCCTGGACCCCGTACCACAGCAAGTAATACTTGAATTGGCGGGCCGGGTTTACCAAAAAGGCGAAACGCGACTACCTTTGAGCGGTGAACAATCAGCCGTTGCGCCTGACGGGCGCGAAGTGCGGATTATGAATTTACAGCAACACGGGCGCATAGAAGAGGCAACAATTAGTTATCTCATCGACGAAAAAAACCCCTGGCCCTTTTCAATCTCGGATTGGCAGGTTTTAGATGCGCAAGGAAAAATTCATCGCACAAGACCTAAAATGGAAAGTTCAGTAAGTATGGCGATTGGGAAACAGCCTGAAACCACCGGTGATGCAACCGAAAAAGAATATGTCTTAAAATTAAGCTGGGAGCTTCCGCGCGGCAGTAAAGCGGTAGCACTGGTCAATGCGGGTTACTGGGAGTACCGGGACAATTTGGGTTCTTTTACTATACAGATTTCCGTGGAATAG
- a CDS encoding RNA polymerase sigma factor, with product MHERKFLELLHQEEGKLFYIAWGILGQESDAWDVLQQTVEKAWRNRNKLKGGNSAFPAWIRRILINQCLDTLRINKKTIPVEPSDLVEMLSGEVIPEGSAIWEVVALLDQEHRQVLFMRYLGDLALKDIAMELQIPIGTVKSRLNRALKRLKEKLEEDEGPRRELHELR from the coding sequence TTGCATGAACGTAAATTTTTAGAACTGTTACACCAGGAAGAGGGAAAACTTTTTTACATTGCCTGGGGAATCCTAGGCCAGGAAAGCGATGCTTGGGATGTATTACAGCAAACGGTGGAGAAGGCATGGCGCAATCGTAACAAGCTTAAGGGAGGTAATTCTGCCTTCCCGGCCTGGATTCGCCGCATTCTGATCAATCAATGCTTAGATACACTGCGAATTAACAAAAAAACTATACCGGTTGAACCTTCGGATTTGGTTGAAATGCTATCTGGTGAAGTTATACCGGAAGGATCCGCCATCTGGGAAGTGGTCGCGTTGCTTGATCAGGAACACCGACAGGTGTTATTCATGCGCTACCTGGGCGATCTGGCATTGAAGGATATAGCTATGGAACTTCAAATACCCATCGGTACTGTAAAATCTCGGCTTAATAGAGCTTTAAAACGTTTGAAGGAAAAGTTGGAAGAAGATGAAGGGCCAAGGAGGGAACTCCATGAACTTCGATAA